CTTTCCATCTCTCCTCGCCCGTTGAGATGTCTTGGCGACTTCTCGTCAGCGAGGAGGGGGGAAAGATAGAAACAGTCCTCGGCCCTCGCAAGGGCCAATGGTTAATATTCTGGTAATTGTTTTGGAAGACTTCCCCTATCGCGTTCCAACTAGGCAGTCTGCGCAAGTTTCCCAGGCGATTTCCAGGCGATTGAGGTTCCCAGATCGGGAGAAGGTCCGGTTGTAACGAGGCACCCCCTCCTATCAACGGTGTTCGATTGTTCCATCCGATAACCGAAGCAGGCCCTGTTTGAGTCTCTGTCTTCTTGTTTTGCGAACTGATCGAATGCCCAACACACCAGCCCGTGGTCCCATCAACCAAGCGTCGGCCAGTAATCCTGACAAGGGCGATGCAGTGGACAGCCAATTGGATGCTTTGATCAGCCGGATTCAGTCACTGAGCGGCGACACGCCTGCGGCCGACTCGTCAAGACAGCAAGCAACGGGTCCCGGAGGTGGTGCCCCCACAACCGTTCCCCCTCGGCCTGCCCCTGGTCAGCCCGCGAATGCCACGCCCAACCCAGTAGCTCAAAGAAATCCAGCCCAAGCACCCGCGACGCCAAAGCCAGGCGTCCCGGGAACACCGAGTCCCGCCCCTCTTCCCAACCCAAACCCAGCGGCACCCGAAGCAACATCACTACGCCAGCGACCTCCTGTTCCGGCCGGCTATCAACCCAATCGCGATGAACCTTGGCGTCCATGTGAACCAGTTAGCCTTCAAGAAAGCCGGATTAGCGAAACACTGCTGGAGGCGATTATTTTCCGCTATGTCCTAAACGCCGGCGAGGCGGAAGGCCGAAGAATCGCCGACCAAGTCCAACTTCCCTTCCGGTTGATTGAGCCGATCTTGGAGCGAATGAAGAAGGACCAACAAGTTGGCTACAAAAGTTCCACCGCGACAAACGATTATGTCTACGTGCTAACGGAAGCTGGTCGCGCGATCGCCCGGAACCACCTCAACGATTCAACCTACTATGGCAGTTGCCCGGTCCGACTGCCCGACTACATCAGCAGCATCAAGAGTCAGAGCATCGAGGGTCAATTCCCCAAACGCAAAGACCTGTTACATGCTTTCAGCGATCTACTAATCAACCCGAAAATGCTCGAACGACTCGGGCCAGCTATCGCCAGTGGCCGAGGCATGTTCTTGTTTGGGTTCCCTGGGAACGGCAAAACGTCCATTGCCGAACGGGTCACAGGAGCCTTTGGAAAGTACATTTGGATCCCACGATCGGTCGACATCGATGGCGACATCCTGCGTGTGTTTGACCCCATGAACCATGTCGTCAGCATGCCTCAAGCTTCCACGGGACTACTCGATTCGGGCAGTTTCGACAAACGCTGGGTTCGCATCGAACGCCCCACCATCATTGCCGGTGGTGAGCTGACGATGGAGATGCTGGAAGTGATGAACAACACGACTAGCAACATCAGTGAAGCACCGCTGCAAATGAAAAGCAATTGCGGGACACTGGTGATTGATGACTTCGGAAGACAAAAGATGTCCGTCGATCAATTACTCAATCGCTGGATCGTGCCACTGGAAAAACGCTACGACTTCTTGAACATGGCCAGCGGCAAAAAGATCCAAGTCCCGTTTGACCAACTGGTGATTTTCAGCACAAACCTGGAGCCGAAAGACCTGGTTGATGACGCCTTCTTGCGCCGGATTCCTTATAAAATCGAAGTTGAGAATCCGCCGGAAGAAGACTTCCGAAAACTATTCGAAATCATGTGTAAGGTCACCAAAATTCCTTATAACTTCGAAGCGATCGACTATCTGATCAAGACCCATTACCTGCCTGTTGATCGACCGTTTCGCAATTGCCAACCACGTGACTTGTTGCTGCAAGTTCGCAATTTCTGCCTCTACAATGACCTCGAAGTGGAACTCAAAAAGGAGTACTTCGACTTCGCTTGCGACAACTATTTCTCCGTGATGTAAGACGGCGGAGAAGCCATGCGATCGGCCAGACAGGCGTATTGCGGCGTGCCAGCAACCTTCGGAATGGGCTGCTGAGGCCGCTAGTTTTTGCGGCGCATGCGCAACCAATCGGTCGGGTAGTCATCTTTCGCGGTCATCGGAATGCTAGTTTGCGAGGTCGTCGTGAATTCCGATAACGGCAGGTCCACCTTGGTATCGCCTGGGACACTGGCCCACACCCGAGTCCACCAAAGTTGCTGACACTTGGGGAGCCACTGGCGATAAATTTCGCCACCACCGACGATGAAGATGTCTTCGTTTTCGGCTGCCCGATCAATGTCACTGGGATCCGTGATGGTCTTCACACCGGGCACTGACCAATCTGCATTCCGGGTCAGAACCCAGGTCTCCCGTCCGGGAAGCGGCCTACCGATGGACTCAAATGTCTTGCGTCCCATGACCAGCTTGCCGCCCATCGTCAGCTTTTTGAATCGCTTCAAATCGGTCGACAAACGCCAGGGCATCGACTGGTCCAAGCCGATCACACCATCGGGTGTGGAGGCAACAATGGCGATTAACATGCGATTCCCTGGGTAAATGCCAGCCGTTGGGTTGGCAGCGAAATGTGCGATGCCGGTCCGTCAGGGTACCGTGCCCCTGCAAAACCGTGCACCCGTGAATCAAGACTGCCACGATACAGTCCACCTGACAATTCACCCCACCTGCTCGACTGATGCAGTAGTTTGGTTTGCGGTCCCCTGACCCGACCGGAGACGATATTCCGGCCCCTGCAAGCCTGCAAGCCTGCAAGCCTGCAAGACACACACAACTTCAGCCCGACAGCCAAGACTTCTATCAAGAGGGGAGACCTAAGACTCTCGCGATCGCTTCGAACGACTACTTCGCCAACGATCGGTGAATCAGCTGACGCTTCGCGGCGGTCGCCCATTGGTCGCGGCCTTGGACGAAAGCACGGACGACCACGGAACCGTTGAAGTCAGCAGGCAATTGCAATGACGCGGTTGCCACCTCATCGGATTGAATCGGCATCATGACCTCCGTCAACGTACAACCGTGCGGGTCATGATCCGTCGTCAACTCGCCCGCACGTTGTTTGTCACTTGCAAGCGAAACCTGTGCGTGCGAAACCTGATTCAGGGGTCGATCGATCCACACTCTCGCTGTTCCAGCAATGGGGCTCGCGATCTCGACATCGATTTGACGCGTGGCATCCGGATTGCCTGCAACACCGTCAACGAGCTTCTGCACGTGGGGTGTCATCTCGAGAGCCACAGGCTGAAACAACCTGAGTGTTGGATCACCCATCAGTTGGTACAGTGCGGCGTGCTCGACTCGCTCGTCTCCCAGATCACTGCCAGCTGGCGAAATCAGTGTCGCCACTCCGTCAAC
This window of the Neorhodopirellula lusitana genome carries:
- a CDS encoding AAA family ATPase, with protein sequence MPNTPARGPINQASASNPDKGDAVDSQLDALISRIQSLSGDTPAADSSRQQATGPGGGAPTTVPPRPAPGQPANATPNPVAQRNPAQAPATPKPGVPGTPSPAPLPNPNPAAPEATSLRQRPPVPAGYQPNRDEPWRPCEPVSLQESRISETLLEAIIFRYVLNAGEAEGRRIADQVQLPFRLIEPILERMKKDQQVGYKSSTATNDYVYVLTEAGRAIARNHLNDSTYYGSCPVRLPDYISSIKSQSIEGQFPKRKDLLHAFSDLLINPKMLERLGPAIASGRGMFLFGFPGNGKTSIAERVTGAFGKYIWIPRSVDIDGDILRVFDPMNHVVSMPQASTGLLDSGSFDKRWVRIERPTIIAGGELTMEMLEVMNNTTSNISEAPLQMKSNCGTLVIDDFGRQKMSVDQLLNRWIVPLEKRYDFLNMASGKKIQVPFDQLVIFSTNLEPKDLVDDAFLRRIPYKIEVENPPEEDFRKLFEIMCKVTKIPYNFEAIDYLIKTHYLPVDRPFRNCQPRDLLLQVRNFCLYNDLEVELKKEYFDFACDNYFSVM
- a CDS encoding dihydrofolate reductase, which produces MLIAIVASTPDGVIGLDQSMPWRLSTDLKRFKKLTMGGKLVMGRKTFESIGRPLPGRETWVLTRNADWSVPGVKTITDPSDIDRAAENEDIFIVGGGEIYRQWLPKCQQLWWTRVWASVPGDTKVDLPLSEFTTTSQTSIPMTAKDDYPTDWLRMRRKN